One window of the Cataglyphis hispanica isolate Lineage 1 chromosome 13, ULB_Chis1_1.0, whole genome shotgun sequence genome contains the following:
- the LOC126854210 gene encoding glucose transporter type 1 isoform X4 translates to MADSRGFKPINQLWQSATVPTDQDSECLYEEIPGSRDTDQPAGAAVGHAVQGEEEEEEEEEEDEKGSRGSLDFGVQVGGSGDWWGDQSGDREDIVTGGGTVPRSRSVGRNGRSGTSGGARSRSGSTDRRRPDRTRQQDIVVVGRVEEERYAARRIHVEPGTGAVLPPPAATGLKLTRGRPTSQSTVARYLHSASTNASATHHHHHHHGLHSQYPPASRTTGRQHRHHHSSRGAFSNETQEEVQEDDEATLRELLVSLQKQVSVMSMNLSAKLDELQRGDRQLETTVALCEIRTQLQELTKSVESCQSEVSEVKRDMVAIKHELDTVQQVKEEIEELREYVDRLEEHSHRRKLRLLEQGLTLFLSYAILAAVLGMLQFGYNTGVINAPEVNIENFMKDVYKDRYGEDISDDSVKTLYSVAVSIFAIGGMVGGFSGGTIANRFGRKGGLLLNNVLGIVGACLMGFTKLAESYEMLFFGRFIIGVNCGLNTSLVPMYISEIAPLNLRGGLGTVNQLAVTVGLLVSQVLGIEQILGTNEGWPVLLGLAICPAILQLLLLPVCPESPRYLLITKQWEEEARKALRRLRASNQVEEDIEEMRAEERAQQAESTISMTELICSPTLRAPLVIGVVMQLSQQLSGINAVFYYSTNLFTSSGLTDESAKFATIGIGAIMVGMTLVSIPLMDRTGRRTLHLYGLGGMFIFSIFITISFLIKEMIDWMSYISVVSTLCFVVFFAVGPGSIPWMITAELFSQGPRPAAMSIAVLVNWMANFLVGIGFPSMKTSLENYTFLPFSAFLAVFWIFTYKKVPETKNKTFEEILALFRHGNDRSMLNCVNALEGHIPPAESAALMVAEEKPHPDSFVFAAGSERSSVAPAQPERPPPPLPPPRFPNSGV, encoded by the exons ATGGCCGATTCACGCGGCTTCAAGCCAATAAACCAGTTGTGGCAGAGCGCAACAGTGCCGACGGATCAGGATTCGGAGTGTCTCTACGAGGAGATCCCGGGGTCTCGGGATACGGATCAGCCAGCTGGTGCCGCCGTTGGGCACGCGGTGCagggggaggaggaagaggaggaggaggaggaggaggacgagAAAGGCAGCAGGGGAAGTCTCGATTTTGGGGTCCAGGTTGGAGGTAGCGGCGACTGGTGGGGCGATCAGTCGGGGGATCGGGAGGACATCGTCACCGGCGGCGGTACCGTCCCCCGTAGCAGGTCAGTCGGCAGGAACGGCCGATCGGGGACGAGCGGCGGCGCGAGATCGCGCAGCGGGTCGACCGATCGGCGTCGGCCAGATCGAACGCGCCAGCAggacatcgtcgtcgtcggcagGGTGGAGGAGGAGCGGTATGCCGCGCGCAGGATCCACGTGGAGCCCGGTACAGGCGCCGTATTGCCGCCTCCTGCGGCTACCGGCCTCAAGCTGACCAGGGGGCGACCAACGAGCCAGAGCACCGTCGCCCGTTACTTGCACTCGGCCAGCACCAACGCCTCGGCGACACaccaccatcatcatcatcacggCTTGCACAGCCAGTATCCACCGGCATCCAGGACGACCGGCAGGCAGCACCGCCATCATCACTCAAGCCGCGGCGCCTTCAGTAATGAGACGCAGGAAGAGGTACAGGAGGACGATGAAGCCACTCTACGGGAGTTGCTCGTAAG TCTGCAGAAACAGGTCAGCGTTATGAGTATGAACTTGAGTGCCAAGCTGGACGAGCTGCAGCGGGGTGACCGCCAGCTGGAGACCACCGTCGCTCTCTGCGAGATCCGCACGCAGCTGCAGGAGCTCACGAAGAGCGTAGAGTCTTGTCAGAGCGAGGTCAGCGAGGTGAAGCGGGACATGGTCGCGATTAAG CACGAACTAGATACGGTACAGCAAGTTAAGGAAGAGATAGAGGAATTACGGGAGTACGTGGATCGACTGGAAGAGCACTCCCATCGGCGGAAACTTAGGCTCCTGGAGCAG GGACTGACACTTTTCCTATCGTATGCGATACTGGCAGCCGTATTGGGAATGTTGCAGTTTGGATACAACACTGGAGTGATTAACGCGCCTGAAGTg aacatagagaattttatgaaagatGTGTACAAGGATAGATACGGAGAGGATATTTCGGATGATTCTGTCAAGACATTATACTCTGTGGCCGTGAGCATATTCGCGATCGGTGGTATGGTGGGTGGTTTCAGTGGAGGAACAATCGCCAACAGATTTGGCAG AAAGGGAGGCTTACTGCTAAACAACGTGCTGGGCATCGTGGGGGCGTGCCTGATGGGTTTCACGAAGCTCGCTGAGTCGTACGAAATGTTGTTCTTCGGACGGTTCATCATCGGTGTCAATTGTGGCTTGAACACCTCGTTGGTTCCCATGTACATATCGGAAATAGCGCCATTGAACCTGAGAGGCGGCCTAGGCACGGTGAACCAGCTCGCTGTTACGGTGGGCCTCCTGGTCTCCCAGGTGCTGGGCATCGAGCAAATCCTTGGAACAAACGAGGGTTGGCCCGTTCTCTTAGGACTAGCTATCTGTCCTGCCATTCTACAGCTATTGCTGCTTCCAGTTTGCCCGGAATCTCCAAG ATATTTGCTCATTACTAAACAATGGGAGGAAGAGGCTCGGAAAGCTTTGAGAAGGTTGAGAGCCAGTAACCAAGTAGAAGAAGATATTGAAGAGATGAGAGCGGAGGAACGAGCTCAACAAGCTGAGTCTACAATCTCGATGACCGAGCTTATATGCAGCCCAACTTTAAGAGCACCTCTCGTTATTGGTGTGGTTATGCAACTTTCGCAGCAGCTTTCGGGTATTAATGCC gtattttattattccacGAATCTGTTCACTAGTTCTGGTTTAACGGACGAGAGTGCCAAGTTTGCAACCATTGGCATTGGTGCCATTATGGTTGGTATGACGCTAGTGTCCATCCCGCTCATGGATAGGACAGGAAGGCGTACATTGCACTTGTATGGTCTCGGTGGCATGtttatcttttcaatattcatCACAATTTCGTTTCTCATAAAG GAAATGATCGACTGGATGTCCTACATCTCGGTAGTGTCTACTCTGTGCTTCGTCGTGTTCTTCGCCGTAGGACCCGGATCCATCCCATGGATGATCACGGCGGAACTGTTCTCCCAAGGTCCCAGACCCGCCGCTATGTCTATCGCGGTCCTCGTCAATTGGATGGCTAATTTCTTGGTCGGCATCGGTTTTCCAAGCATGAAG ACTAGCCTTGAAAACTACACGTTCCTACCGTTCAGTGCATTTCTAGCCGTCTTCTGGATCTTCACGTACAAGAAGGTTCCTGAGACTAAGAATAAAACATTCGAAGAGATTCTAGCTTTATTCAGGCATGGTAATGACAG GAGCATGCTAAACTGTGTGAATGCATTAGAGGGACACATACCGCCAGCAGAGAGCGCAGCCCTGATGGTGGCAGAGGAGAAGCCACATCCTGATTCAT TTGTGTTTGCAGCTGGATCCGAGCGCTCTTCCGTCGCTCCCGCTCAGCCGGAGAGACCACCGCCCCCGCTTCCCCCGCCACGCTTTCCGAACAGCGGTGTCTGA
- the LOC126854210 gene encoding glucose transporter type 1 isoform X2 has translation MADSRGFKPINQLWQSATVPTDQDSECLYEEIPGSRDTDQPAGAAVGHAVQGEEEEEEEEEEDEKGSRGSLDFGVQVGGSGDWWGDQSGDREDIVTGGGTVPRSRSVGRNGRSGTSGGARSRSGSTDRRRPDRTRQQDIVVVGRVEEERYAARRIHVEPGTGAVLPPPAATGLKLTRGRPTSQSTVARYLHSASTNASATHHHHHHHGLHSQYPPASRTTGRQHRHHHSSRGAFSNETQEEVQEDDEATLRELLVSLQKQVSVMSMNLSAKLDELQRGDRQLETTVALCEIRTQLQELTKSVESCQSEVSEVKRDMVAIKHELDTVQQVKEEIEELREYVDRLEEHSHRRKLRLLEQGLTLFLSYAILAAVLGMLQFGYNTGVINAPEVNIENFMKDVYKDRYGEDISDDSVKTLYSVAVSIFAIGGMVGGFSGGTIANRFGRKGGLLLNNVLGIVGACLMGFTKLAESYEMLFFGRFIIGVNCGLNTSLVPMYISEIAPLNLRGGLGTVNQLAVTVGLLVSQVLGIEQILGTNEGWPVLLGLAICPAILQLLLLPVCPESPRYLLITKQWEEEARKALRRLRASNQVEEDIEEMRAEERAQQAESTISMTELICSPTLRAPLVIGVVMQLSQQLSGINAVFYYSTNLFTSSGLTDESAKFATIGIGAIMVGMTLVSIPLMDRTGRRTLHLYGLGGMFIFSIFITISFLIKEMIDWMSYISVVSTLCFVVFFAVGPGSIPWMITAELFSQGPRPAAMSIAVLVNWMANFLVGIGFPSMKTSLENYTFLPFSAFLAVFWIFTYKKVPETKNKTFEEILALFRHGNDRSSLRDSRLYGSMLNCVNALEGHIPPAESAALMVAEEKPHPDSFVFAAGSERSSVAPAQPERPPPPLPPPRFPNSGV, from the exons ATGGCCGATTCACGCGGCTTCAAGCCAATAAACCAGTTGTGGCAGAGCGCAACAGTGCCGACGGATCAGGATTCGGAGTGTCTCTACGAGGAGATCCCGGGGTCTCGGGATACGGATCAGCCAGCTGGTGCCGCCGTTGGGCACGCGGTGCagggggaggaggaagaggaggaggaggaggaggaggacgagAAAGGCAGCAGGGGAAGTCTCGATTTTGGGGTCCAGGTTGGAGGTAGCGGCGACTGGTGGGGCGATCAGTCGGGGGATCGGGAGGACATCGTCACCGGCGGCGGTACCGTCCCCCGTAGCAGGTCAGTCGGCAGGAACGGCCGATCGGGGACGAGCGGCGGCGCGAGATCGCGCAGCGGGTCGACCGATCGGCGTCGGCCAGATCGAACGCGCCAGCAggacatcgtcgtcgtcggcagGGTGGAGGAGGAGCGGTATGCCGCGCGCAGGATCCACGTGGAGCCCGGTACAGGCGCCGTATTGCCGCCTCCTGCGGCTACCGGCCTCAAGCTGACCAGGGGGCGACCAACGAGCCAGAGCACCGTCGCCCGTTACTTGCACTCGGCCAGCACCAACGCCTCGGCGACACaccaccatcatcatcatcacggCTTGCACAGCCAGTATCCACCGGCATCCAGGACGACCGGCAGGCAGCACCGCCATCATCACTCAAGCCGCGGCGCCTTCAGTAATGAGACGCAGGAAGAGGTACAGGAGGACGATGAAGCCACTCTACGGGAGTTGCTCGTAAG TCTGCAGAAACAGGTCAGCGTTATGAGTATGAACTTGAGTGCCAAGCTGGACGAGCTGCAGCGGGGTGACCGCCAGCTGGAGACCACCGTCGCTCTCTGCGAGATCCGCACGCAGCTGCAGGAGCTCACGAAGAGCGTAGAGTCTTGTCAGAGCGAGGTCAGCGAGGTGAAGCGGGACATGGTCGCGATTAAG CACGAACTAGATACGGTACAGCAAGTTAAGGAAGAGATAGAGGAATTACGGGAGTACGTGGATCGACTGGAAGAGCACTCCCATCGGCGGAAACTTAGGCTCCTGGAGCAG GGACTGACACTTTTCCTATCGTATGCGATACTGGCAGCCGTATTGGGAATGTTGCAGTTTGGATACAACACTGGAGTGATTAACGCGCCTGAAGTg aacatagagaattttatgaaagatGTGTACAAGGATAGATACGGAGAGGATATTTCGGATGATTCTGTCAAGACATTATACTCTGTGGCCGTGAGCATATTCGCGATCGGTGGTATGGTGGGTGGTTTCAGTGGAGGAACAATCGCCAACAGATTTGGCAG AAAGGGAGGCTTACTGCTAAACAACGTGCTGGGCATCGTGGGGGCGTGCCTGATGGGTTTCACGAAGCTCGCTGAGTCGTACGAAATGTTGTTCTTCGGACGGTTCATCATCGGTGTCAATTGTGGCTTGAACACCTCGTTGGTTCCCATGTACATATCGGAAATAGCGCCATTGAACCTGAGAGGCGGCCTAGGCACGGTGAACCAGCTCGCTGTTACGGTGGGCCTCCTGGTCTCCCAGGTGCTGGGCATCGAGCAAATCCTTGGAACAAACGAGGGTTGGCCCGTTCTCTTAGGACTAGCTATCTGTCCTGCCATTCTACAGCTATTGCTGCTTCCAGTTTGCCCGGAATCTCCAAG ATATTTGCTCATTACTAAACAATGGGAGGAAGAGGCTCGGAAAGCTTTGAGAAGGTTGAGAGCCAGTAACCAAGTAGAAGAAGATATTGAAGAGATGAGAGCGGAGGAACGAGCTCAACAAGCTGAGTCTACAATCTCGATGACCGAGCTTATATGCAGCCCAACTTTAAGAGCACCTCTCGTTATTGGTGTGGTTATGCAACTTTCGCAGCAGCTTTCGGGTATTAATGCC gtattttattattccacGAATCTGTTCACTAGTTCTGGTTTAACGGACGAGAGTGCCAAGTTTGCAACCATTGGCATTGGTGCCATTATGGTTGGTATGACGCTAGTGTCCATCCCGCTCATGGATAGGACAGGAAGGCGTACATTGCACTTGTATGGTCTCGGTGGCATGtttatcttttcaatattcatCACAATTTCGTTTCTCATAAAG GAAATGATCGACTGGATGTCCTACATCTCGGTAGTGTCTACTCTGTGCTTCGTCGTGTTCTTCGCCGTAGGACCCGGATCCATCCCATGGATGATCACGGCGGAACTGTTCTCCCAAGGTCCCAGACCCGCCGCTATGTCTATCGCGGTCCTCGTCAATTGGATGGCTAATTTCTTGGTCGGCATCGGTTTTCCAAGCATGAAG ACTAGCCTTGAAAACTACACGTTCCTACCGTTCAGTGCATTTCTAGCCGTCTTCTGGATCTTCACGTACAAGAAGGTTCCTGAGACTAAGAATAAAACATTCGAAGAGATTCTAGCTTTATTCAGGCATGGTAATGACAG GAGCAGCTTGCGGGACAGCAGACTTTATGG GAGCATGCTAAACTGTGTGAATGCATTAGAGGGACACATACCGCCAGCAGAGAGCGCAGCCCTGATGGTGGCAGAGGAGAAGCCACATCCTGATTCAT TTGTGTTTGCAGCTGGATCCGAGCGCTCTTCCGTCGCTCCCGCTCAGCCGGAGAGACCACCGCCCCCGCTTCCCCCGCCACGCTTTCCGAACAGCGGTGTCTGA
- the LOC126854210 gene encoding glucose transporter type 1 isoform X11 — MSMNLSAKLDELQRGDRQLETTVALCEIRTQLQELTKSVESCQSEVSEVKRDMVAIKHELDTVQQVKEEIEELREYVDRLEEHSHRRKLRLLEQGLTLFLSYAILAAVLGMLQFGYNTGVINAPEVNIENFMKDVYKDRYGEDISDDSVKTLYSVAVSIFAIGGMVGGFSGGTIANRFGRKGGLLLNNVLGIVGACLMGFTKLAESYEMLFFGRFIIGVNCGLNTSLVPMYISEIAPLNLRGGLGTVNQLAVTVGLLVSQVLGIEQILGTNEGWPVLLGLAICPAILQLLLLPVCPESPRYLLITKQWEEEARKALRRLRASNQVEEDIEEMRAEERAQQAESTISMTELICSPTLRAPLVIGVVMQLSQQLSGINAVFYYSTNLFTSSGLTDESAKFATIGIGAIMVGMTLVSIPLMDRTGRRTLHLYGLGGMFIFSIFITISFLIKEFFGYVQEMIDWMSYISVVSTLCFVVFFAVGPGSIPWMITAELFSQGPRPAAMSIAVLVNWMANFLVGIGFPSMKTSLENYTFLPFSAFLAVFWIFTYKKVPETKNKTFEEILALFRHGNDRSSLRDSRLYGSMLNCVNALEGHIPPAESAALMVAEEKPHPDSFVFAAGSERSSVAPAQPERPPPPLPPPRFPNSGV, encoded by the exons ATGAGTATGAACTTGAGTGCCAAGCTGGACGAGCTGCAGCGGGGTGACCGCCAGCTGGAGACCACCGTCGCTCTCTGCGAGATCCGCACGCAGCTGCAGGAGCTCACGAAGAGCGTAGAGTCTTGTCAGAGCGAGGTCAGCGAGGTGAAGCGGGACATGGTCGCGATTAAG CACGAACTAGATACGGTACAGCAAGTTAAGGAAGAGATAGAGGAATTACGGGAGTACGTGGATCGACTGGAAGAGCACTCCCATCGGCGGAAACTTAGGCTCCTGGAGCAG GGACTGACACTTTTCCTATCGTATGCGATACTGGCAGCCGTATTGGGAATGTTGCAGTTTGGATACAACACTGGAGTGATTAACGCGCCTGAAGTg aacatagagaattttatgaaagatGTGTACAAGGATAGATACGGAGAGGATATTTCGGATGATTCTGTCAAGACATTATACTCTGTGGCCGTGAGCATATTCGCGATCGGTGGTATGGTGGGTGGTTTCAGTGGAGGAACAATCGCCAACAGATTTGGCAG AAAGGGAGGCTTACTGCTAAACAACGTGCTGGGCATCGTGGGGGCGTGCCTGATGGGTTTCACGAAGCTCGCTGAGTCGTACGAAATGTTGTTCTTCGGACGGTTCATCATCGGTGTCAATTGTGGCTTGAACACCTCGTTGGTTCCCATGTACATATCGGAAATAGCGCCATTGAACCTGAGAGGCGGCCTAGGCACGGTGAACCAGCTCGCTGTTACGGTGGGCCTCCTGGTCTCCCAGGTGCTGGGCATCGAGCAAATCCTTGGAACAAACGAGGGTTGGCCCGTTCTCTTAGGACTAGCTATCTGTCCTGCCATTCTACAGCTATTGCTGCTTCCAGTTTGCCCGGAATCTCCAAG ATATTTGCTCATTACTAAACAATGGGAGGAAGAGGCTCGGAAAGCTTTGAGAAGGTTGAGAGCCAGTAACCAAGTAGAAGAAGATATTGAAGAGATGAGAGCGGAGGAACGAGCTCAACAAGCTGAGTCTACAATCTCGATGACCGAGCTTATATGCAGCCCAACTTTAAGAGCACCTCTCGTTATTGGTGTGGTTATGCAACTTTCGCAGCAGCTTTCGGGTATTAATGCC gtattttattattccacGAATCTGTTCACTAGTTCTGGTTTAACGGACGAGAGTGCCAAGTTTGCAACCATTGGCATTGGTGCCATTATGGTTGGTATGACGCTAGTGTCCATCCCGCTCATGGATAGGACAGGAAGGCGTACATTGCACTTGTATGGTCTCGGTGGCATGtttatcttttcaatattcatCACAATTTCGTTTCTCATAAAG GAGTTCTTTGGCTATGTGCAGGAAATGATCGACTGGATGTCCTACATCTCGGTAGTGTCTACTCTGTGCTTCGTCGTGTTCTTCGCCGTAGGACCCGGATCCATCCCATGGATGATCACGGCGGAACTGTTCTCCCAAGGTCCCAGACCCGCCGCTATGTCTATCGCGGTCCTCGTCAATTGGATGGCTAATTTCTTGGTCGGCATCGGTTTTCCAAGCATGAAG ACTAGCCTTGAAAACTACACGTTCCTACCGTTCAGTGCATTTCTAGCCGTCTTCTGGATCTTCACGTACAAGAAGGTTCCTGAGACTAAGAATAAAACATTCGAAGAGATTCTAGCTTTATTCAGGCATGGTAATGACAG GAGCAGCTTGCGGGACAGCAGACTTTATGG GAGCATGCTAAACTGTGTGAATGCATTAGAGGGACACATACCGCCAGCAGAGAGCGCAGCCCTGATGGTGGCAGAGGAGAAGCCACATCCTGATTCAT TTGTGTTTGCAGCTGGATCCGAGCGCTCTTCCGTCGCTCCCGCTCAGCCGGAGAGACCACCGCCCCCGCTTCCCCCGCCACGCTTTCCGAACAGCGGTGTCTGA
- the LOC126854210 gene encoding glucose transporter type 1 isoform X10: MVSLPPSLQKQVSVMSMNLSAKLDELQRGDRQLETTVALCEIRTQLQELTKSVESCQSEVSEVKRDMVAIKHELDTVQQVKEEIEELREYVDRLEEHSHRRKLRLLEQGLTLFLSYAILAAVLGMLQFGYNTGVINAPEVNIENFMKDVYKDRYGEDISDDSVKTLYSVAVSIFAIGGMVGGFSGGTIANRFGRKGGLLLNNVLGIVGACLMGFTKLAESYEMLFFGRFIIGVNCGLNTSLVPMYISEIAPLNLRGGLGTVNQLAVTVGLLVSQVLGIEQILGTNEGWPVLLGLAICPAILQLLLLPVCPESPRYLLITKQWEEEARKALRRLRASNQVEEDIEEMRAEERAQQAESTISMTELICSPTLRAPLVIGVVMQLSQQLSGINAVFYYSTNLFTSSGLTDESAKFATIGIGAIMVGMTLVSIPLMDRTGRRTLHLYGLGGMFIFSIFITISFLIKEFFGYVQEMIDWMSYISVVSTLCFVVFFAVGPGSIPWMITAELFSQGPRPAAMSIAVLVNWMANFLVGIGFPSMKTSLENYTFLPFSAFLAVFWIFTYKKVPETKNKTFEEILALFRHGNDRSSLRDSRLYGSMLNCVNALEGHIPPAESAALMVAEEKPHPDSFVFAAGSERSSVAPAQPERPPPPLPPPRFPNSGV, encoded by the exons ATGGTCTCCCTACCTCCCAG TCTGCAGAAACAGGTCAGCGTTATGAGTATGAACTTGAGTGCCAAGCTGGACGAGCTGCAGCGGGGTGACCGCCAGCTGGAGACCACCGTCGCTCTCTGCGAGATCCGCACGCAGCTGCAGGAGCTCACGAAGAGCGTAGAGTCTTGTCAGAGCGAGGTCAGCGAGGTGAAGCGGGACATGGTCGCGATTAAG CACGAACTAGATACGGTACAGCAAGTTAAGGAAGAGATAGAGGAATTACGGGAGTACGTGGATCGACTGGAAGAGCACTCCCATCGGCGGAAACTTAGGCTCCTGGAGCAG GGACTGACACTTTTCCTATCGTATGCGATACTGGCAGCCGTATTGGGAATGTTGCAGTTTGGATACAACACTGGAGTGATTAACGCGCCTGAAGTg aacatagagaattttatgaaagatGTGTACAAGGATAGATACGGAGAGGATATTTCGGATGATTCTGTCAAGACATTATACTCTGTGGCCGTGAGCATATTCGCGATCGGTGGTATGGTGGGTGGTTTCAGTGGAGGAACAATCGCCAACAGATTTGGCAG AAAGGGAGGCTTACTGCTAAACAACGTGCTGGGCATCGTGGGGGCGTGCCTGATGGGTTTCACGAAGCTCGCTGAGTCGTACGAAATGTTGTTCTTCGGACGGTTCATCATCGGTGTCAATTGTGGCTTGAACACCTCGTTGGTTCCCATGTACATATCGGAAATAGCGCCATTGAACCTGAGAGGCGGCCTAGGCACGGTGAACCAGCTCGCTGTTACGGTGGGCCTCCTGGTCTCCCAGGTGCTGGGCATCGAGCAAATCCTTGGAACAAACGAGGGTTGGCCCGTTCTCTTAGGACTAGCTATCTGTCCTGCCATTCTACAGCTATTGCTGCTTCCAGTTTGCCCGGAATCTCCAAG ATATTTGCTCATTACTAAACAATGGGAGGAAGAGGCTCGGAAAGCTTTGAGAAGGTTGAGAGCCAGTAACCAAGTAGAAGAAGATATTGAAGAGATGAGAGCGGAGGAACGAGCTCAACAAGCTGAGTCTACAATCTCGATGACCGAGCTTATATGCAGCCCAACTTTAAGAGCACCTCTCGTTATTGGTGTGGTTATGCAACTTTCGCAGCAGCTTTCGGGTATTAATGCC gtattttattattccacGAATCTGTTCACTAGTTCTGGTTTAACGGACGAGAGTGCCAAGTTTGCAACCATTGGCATTGGTGCCATTATGGTTGGTATGACGCTAGTGTCCATCCCGCTCATGGATAGGACAGGAAGGCGTACATTGCACTTGTATGGTCTCGGTGGCATGtttatcttttcaatattcatCACAATTTCGTTTCTCATAAAG GAGTTCTTTGGCTATGTGCAGGAAATGATCGACTGGATGTCCTACATCTCGGTAGTGTCTACTCTGTGCTTCGTCGTGTTCTTCGCCGTAGGACCCGGATCCATCCCATGGATGATCACGGCGGAACTGTTCTCCCAAGGTCCCAGACCCGCCGCTATGTCTATCGCGGTCCTCGTCAATTGGATGGCTAATTTCTTGGTCGGCATCGGTTTTCCAAGCATGAAG ACTAGCCTTGAAAACTACACGTTCCTACCGTTCAGTGCATTTCTAGCCGTCTTCTGGATCTTCACGTACAAGAAGGTTCCTGAGACTAAGAATAAAACATTCGAAGAGATTCTAGCTTTATTCAGGCATGGTAATGACAG GAGCAGCTTGCGGGACAGCAGACTTTATGG GAGCATGCTAAACTGTGTGAATGCATTAGAGGGACACATACCGCCAGCAGAGAGCGCAGCCCTGATGGTGGCAGAGGAGAAGCCACATCCTGATTCAT TTGTGTTTGCAGCTGGATCCGAGCGCTCTTCCGTCGCTCCCGCTCAGCCGGAGAGACCACCGCCCCCGCTTCCCCCGCCACGCTTTCCGAACAGCGGTGTCTGA